One Chaetodon auriga isolate fChaAug3 chromosome 14, fChaAug3.hap1, whole genome shotgun sequence genomic window carries:
- the olig4 gene encoding oligodendrocyte transcription factor 4, translating into MDSDSGSTGSRSSSPDLVVDDSAGSFFSNKMFHTYCRENGTGSEAGKGRMEHCSGGGKTKTRSELSKDEVQDLRLKVNSRERKRMHDLNQAMDGLREVMPYAQGPSVRKLSKISTLLLARNYILMLSSSLEEMKKLVGDVYGGSAAVQNRTAAHPAIAPAAPTAHLPLHPLAQSLHSLVGSTPSALHHTTSTATAPHSPPSASFLGFHAPVQGLLKDPLHLTSTYRHFPGMPCPCSLCQPLPTTTSTLHSLSMTK; encoded by the coding sequence ATGGATTCTGACTCTGGCTCCACCGGCAGCCGCTCCTCATCCCCAGACCTGGTGGTGGATGACTCTGCTGGGAGCTTCTTCTCCAACAAGATGTTCCATACGTACTGCCGAGAAAACGGAACAGGCAGCGAGGCCGGTAAGGGCAGGATGGAGCACTGCAGCGGGGGCGGTAAGACCAAGACCAGGTCTGAGCTCAGCAAGGACGAGGTGCAAGACCTGAGACTGAAAGTCAACAGCCGGGAGAGGAAAAGGATGCATGATCTGAACCAGGCTATGGACGGCCTGAGAGAGGTCATGCCCTACGCTCAGGGGCCCTCAGTCCGCAAGCTGTCAAAAATCTCCACCCTGCTGTTAGCTCGCAACTACATCCTCATGCTGTCCAGCTCcttggaggagatgaagaagttAGTGGGGGACGTTTATGGAGGCAGTGCTGCCGTCCAGAACCGCACCGCTGCCCACCCCGCTATTGCCCCTGCAGCCCCAACAGCCCACCTCCCCCTGCATCCTCTGGCCCAGTCTCTGCACTCTCTGGTGGGCAGCACGCCTTCAGCTCTCCATCACACAACCTCTACAGCTACAGCCCCGCACTCCCCTCCATCCGCCAGCTTCCTGGGTTTTCATGCTCCGGTCCAGGGCCTTCTGAAGGATCCACTCCACCTGACCAGCACCTACAGGCACTTCCCCGGCATGCCCTGCCCCTGCTCACTCTGCCAGCCTTTGCCCACCACTACTTCCACATTGCACAGCCTGTCTATGACCAAATGA